One genomic window of Musa acuminata AAA Group cultivar baxijiao unplaced genomic scaffold, Cavendish_Baxijiao_AAA HiC_scaffold_1137, whole genome shotgun sequence includes the following:
- the LOC103999597 gene encoding uncharacterized protein LOC103999597 gives MRSLLSRFSRLSRSSPSSILRSPLCHPPPPHRLFSLEQPIRESFPGDHLKWMSVGCRRGSKFATGFTPLEPKQLGSIIDLERAKNCSPEELVSVWDDYHIGRGHIGTSMKAKLYHLLDQRSITCRHFVIPLWRGSGYTSMFIQVQMPHMLFTGLEDYKARGTQASPYFTVTHYTEYADSKDVVLIRGDVVFTSKLSDSEAKWLMETAQSFYLNDVRYKLVERFNKETHEFEFKDVLRALEMPAL, from the exons ATGCGGAGTTTGCTCTCAAGATTCTCACGTCTCTCGAGATCGTCGCCTTCGTCCATTCTTCGATCTCCTCTTTGCCATCCTCCTCCACCTCATCGTCTCTTCTCCCTCGAGCAACCGATCCGGGAATCATTTCCCGGCGACCACCTCAAATGGATGTCGGTAGGATGCCGAAGGGGCTCCAAGTTCGCCACTGGCTTCACCCCCCTAGAGCCAAAACAACTTGGATCCATCATCGACCTGGAGAGGGCCAAGAACTGCTCGCCGGAGGAGCTCGTCTCCGTCTGGGATGAT TATCATATTGGAAGAGGTCATATAGGCACGTCCATGAAAGCAAAGTTATATCATCTATTGGATCAACGATCGATCACCTG CCGGCATTTCGTCATTCCATTGTGGAGGGGGAGTGGCTATACCAGCATGTTCATCCAAG TGCAGATGCCACACATGCTCTTCACAGGCCTTGAGGATTACAAGGCCAGAGGAACCCAAGCAAGCCCCTACTTCACAGTCACCCATTACACTGAATATGCAGACAGCAAGGATGTTGTGCTCATTCGTGGAGACGTCGTGTTCACCAGCAAGCTCAGTGACTCAGAAGCAAAATGGCTTATGGAGACTGCTCAGTCATTCTATCTGAATGATGTGCGGTACAAACTTGTCGAACGCTTCAACAAAGAGACTCATGAATTCGAGTTCAAAGATGTTCTCCGGGCACTAGAAATGCCAGCCCTTTGA
- the LOC103999596 gene encoding ras-related protein RABA1f-like: protein MAAYRADEEYDYRFKVVLIGDSGVGKTNLLSRFARDEFSFVTKSTIGVEFATRTVHVDGKLIKAQIWDTAGQDRYRAITSAYYRGSVGALIVYDLSRHITFENTARWLQELRSHTDPKIVVMLVGNKADLRHIRVVSVEEAKAFASKEKAFFMETSTLESINVENTFNEVLTQIYHVVGRKVLAIGDDPSALPKGQTINIDMEDDCQATNKAGCC from the exons ATGGCGGCGTACAGGGCGGACGAGGAGTACGACTACCGGTTCAAGGTGGTGTTGATCGGGGACTCCGGGGTGGGGAAGACGAACCTGCTCTCCCGCTTCGCCCGCGACGAGTTCAGCTTCGTGACCAAGTCCACCATCGGCGTCGAGTTCGCCACCCGCACCGTCCACGTTGACGGCAAGCTCATCAAGGCCCAGATATGGGACACCGCCGGCCAAGATAG ATACCGAGCAATCACAAGCGCATACTATAGAGGATCTGTCGGAGCCCTCATCGTCTACGACTTGAGTCGCCATATCACCTTCGAGAACACAGCCAGGTGGCTGCAGGAACTGCGAAGCCACACAGACCCAAAAATCGTCGTCATGCTCGTGGGCAACAAGGCTGACCTGCGTCACATAAGGGTTGTGTCGGTAGAGGAGGCAAAGGCCTTTGCTAGTAAGGAGAAGGCTTTCTTCATGGAGACCTCCACCCTCGAGTCCATCAACGTGGAGAACACCTTCAACGAAGTGCTGACACAGATCTACCATGTGGTTGGCAGGAAGGTGCTTGCCATTGGTGACGATCCCTCGGCTTTGCCTAAAGGACAGACCATTAACATAGACATGGAGGATGATTGCCAAGCTACTAACAAAGCTGGGTGCTGCTGA
- the LOC103999595 gene encoding D-amino-acid transaminase, chloroplastic, with protein sequence MEDDVSGHHRVPVYSSATEVVEKLKEKWSSVKKQPYPAMYSSVFGGIILDPTVMVIPIDDHMVHRGHGVFDTAMLMDGYLYELDAHLDRFLRSASKAKITSPFPREILRSILIQMTAASKCKRGSIRYWLSAGPGNFLLSPAGCPEAAFYAVVIDVDYSQCKEGVKVITSTIPMKPPLFATMKNVNYIQNVLSVMEAEEKGAFASIWVDDQGYIAEGPNVNVAFISKGKELLLPPFDKILSGCTVKRLVALAPKLIEKGLLKAIRTAHMTIDQAKDSDEMMFVGSGLPVMPIVQWDDQLIGDGKVGEVTLALSDLLWEDMIAGPERIQVPYN encoded by the exons ATGGAGGACGACGTTTCAGGCCATCACCGCGTTCCAGTTTACTCGTCGGCCACCGAG GTTGTGGAGAAGCTGAAGGAGAAATGGAGCAGCGTGAAGAAGCAACCGTACCCGGCGATGTATTCCAGCGTCTTCGGGGGGATAATTCTTGATCCGACCGTGATGGTGATCCCCATCGACGATCACATGGTTCATAGAGGGCATGGCGTGTTCGATACCGCCATGCTTATGGATGG GTATCTGTATGAACTGGATGCCCACTTGGACCGATTCTTGAGGTCTGCGTCGAAAGCAAAGATCACTTCCCCCTTCCCTCGCGAAATTTTGCGTAGCATACTTATCCAAATGACTGCAGCATCCAAGTGCAAAAGGGGCTCAATTAGATACTGGCTGAGTGCAGGTCCCGGGAATTTCTTGTTATCACCAGCAGGCTGTCCAGAGGCCGCCTTCTATGCGGTAGTTATTGATGTTGACTATTCTCAATGCAAGGAAGGTGTCAAAGTTATTACATCCACCATACCAATGAAGCCTCCTCTATTTGCTACTATGAAGAATGTGAACTATATCCAAAACGTTCTTTCGGTAATGGAAGCAGAAGAGAAGGGTGCCTTTGCCTCGATCTGGGTTGACGACCAGGGTTATATTGCAGAGGGCCCTAATGTTAATGTTGCATTTATAAGCAAGGGCAAGGAATTGCTGCTTCCACCATTCGATAAGATACTTAGTGGCTGCACCGTTAAGAGGCTTGTGGCGCTAGCACCCAAGTTAATCGAGAAAGGTCTCCTGAAAGCCATCAGGACTGCTCATATGACAATAGATCAAGCTAAAGATTCAGATGAAATGATGTTTGTTGGGAGTGGGCTGCCCGTAATGCCTATAGTGCAGTGGGATGATCAACTAATTGGAGATG GAAAAGTTGGGGAAGTGACGCTCGCTCTCTCTGATCTGCTCTGGGAGGATATGATTGCGGGTCCAGAAAGGATTCAAGTTCCCTATAATTAA
- the LOC135670956 gene encoding signal recognition particle 19 kDa protein-like, translating into MQIEVPNIKKWNVIYPVYINSKKTVTEGRRVGATKACENPTCIEIGDCCSYLKIPFAIELDKAYSRDFMQRGRVRVLLKREDGSLCNTDIGSKKQLMLRVAELIPKHHGRTKKQEPANTSTATVGPSKSGKGGKKKR; encoded by the exons ATGCAGATCGAAGTACCCAATATAAAGAAATGGAATGTGATATACCCGGTGTACATCAACTCAAAGAAGACGGTCACCGAGGGCCGCAGGGTCGGTGCGACGAAGGCATGCGAGAATCCCACTTGCATTGAGATCGGTGACTGCTGCAGTTATCTCAAGATTCCATTTGCCATCGAG TTAGACAAGGCATATTCTCGGGACTTCATGCAGAGAGGGAGGGTCAGAGTCCTGCTGAAAAGAGAAGATGGGTCTCTCTGTAACACCGACATTGGTTCAA AAAAGCAACTGATGCTGAGGGTAGCGGAGTTAATTCCGAAGCACCATGGAAGGACTAAAAAGCAGGAGCCTGCGAACACTTCTACTGCAACAGTAGGACCTTCAAAATCCGGAAAGGGAGGAAAGAAGAAAAGATGA